The following proteins come from a genomic window of Pocillopora verrucosa isolate sample1 chromosome 6, ASM3666991v2, whole genome shotgun sequence:
- the LOC131769495 gene encoding uncharacterized protein isoform X1 yields the protein MARIFRRAANKVINSRDGHGSLGLLIFDEKVVYESFQKLIIAKADASLGMLKWAKNEENLALQDVFSKVFEVSTMWTTVMKDFTEEYHKYRKSFKEILQQEKVLNESRKREAVHVTKMNKIQKQLDQNRKKSDGARPRTISNEMVEQIISQAEQEQAELEVKTTKHEIFKARKLRESLNKISDGLQQWASKTKSVAETYKKLADLITDTPTQLSESKVFHGAGQSRSIVNDLARQISIDPEISAQLATMSQSTHSYLYAVSGPVKQDRHYAELNAAIDQKPSKMPHQHLRIKDSLVDQHARRPLSLNDLRPPPTSPPPPLPKNAKPVVFRTNSAKESIVRKTKMNSKQSTGKIWYARTTISSTSDSDSDGYTEPVTDASFFERRKNMLCKVLSDGAIDQVGVHTYASRETGYASTSTNFYHQLEKRPSGEDKVIEENEPASYVDLINN from the exons ATGGCAAGGATCTTTCGTCGAGCTGCGAATAAGGTTATAAACTCCAGGGATGGTCACGGCTCTCTTGGTCTGCTCATCTTCGACGAAAAAGTTGTGTACGAGAGTTTCCAAAAGCTGATCATTGCAAAAGCGGACG CATCCTTAGGTATGTTAAAATGGGCCAAGAATGAAGAGAATCTCGCTCTGCAGGATGTGTTCAGCAAAGTGTTTGAGGTGTCCACAATGTGGACAACAGTTATGAAGGATTTTACCGAAGAG TATCACAAATATCGCAAAAGTTTCAAGGAAATTCTTCAGCAAGAGAAAGTTCTGAATGAATCAAGAAAGAGGGAGGCAGTTCATGTAacaaagatgaacaaaattcaaaagcag ctggatcaaaacagaaagaaatctGATGGAGCCAGACCAAGAACAATATCCAATGAAATGGTTGAG cagatCATTTCACAAGCTGAGCAGGAGCAAGCTGAACTTGAAGTGAAAACAACCAAGCACGAGATCTTTAAG GCTCGTAAATTGAGGGAGTCATTGAACAAGATTTCAGATGGGCTTCAGCAATgggcatccaagacaaaatcAGTTGCAGAGACATACAAGAAACTTGCTGATCTTATCACAGATACTCCAACTCAACTCTCAGAAAGCAAAGTTTTTCATG GAGCTGGGCAATCAAGAAGCATTGTAAATGATCTTGCTCGACAAATTTCTATTGATCCTGAAATTTCTGCCCAGTTGGCAACAATGTCACAGTCTACCCACTCTTATCTGTATGCCGTGTCTGGGCCTGTGAAGCAAGACAGACATTATGCAGAATTAAATGCTGCAATAGACCAGAAGCCGTCAAAAATGCCTCATCAGCATCTACGAATCAAGGACAGTCTTGTGGACCAACATGCGAGGAGGCCGTTGTCACTGAATGACCTGAGGCCACCACCAACctcacccccaccccctctGCCAAAAAATG CAAAGCCAGTTGTTTTTAGAACAAATTCAGCAAAGGAAAGCATAGTACGGAAAA CTAAGATGAATTCCAAACAGTCAACTGGAAAAATCTGGTATGCAAGGACAACCATCTCAAGCACTTCAGATTCTGACAGTGATGGATACACGGAACCTGTTACAGATGCTTCATTctttgaaagaaggaaaaacatgCTTTGCAAAGTACTAAGTGATGGTGCTATAGACCAGGTGGGGGTTCACACTTATGCTAGTAGAGAAACTGGCTATGCATCAACTAGCACAAATTTTTACCATCAACTGGAAAAAAGACCCTCAGGAGAGGACAAGgttattgaagaaaatgaaccTGCGAGCTACGTTGATCTGattaataattaa
- the LOC131769495 gene encoding uncharacterized protein isoform X2, which produces MARIFRRAANKVINSRDGHGSLGLLIFDEKVVYESFQKLIIAKADASLGMLKWAKNEENLALQDVFSKVFEVSTMWTTVMKDFTEEYHKYRKSFKEILQQEKVLNESRKREAVHVTKMNKIQKQLDQNRKKSDGARPRTISNEMVEIISQAEQEQAELEVKTTKHEIFKARKLRESLNKISDGLQQWASKTKSVAETYKKLADLITDTPTQLSESKVFHGAGQSRSIVNDLARQISIDPEISAQLATMSQSTHSYLYAVSGPVKQDRHYAELNAAIDQKPSKMPHQHLRIKDSLVDQHARRPLSLNDLRPPPTSPPPPLPKNAKPVVFRTNSAKESIVRKTKMNSKQSTGKIWYARTTISSTSDSDSDGYTEPVTDASFFERRKNMLCKVLSDGAIDQVGVHTYASRETGYASTSTNFYHQLEKRPSGEDKVIEENEPASYVDLINN; this is translated from the exons ATGGCAAGGATCTTTCGTCGAGCTGCGAATAAGGTTATAAACTCCAGGGATGGTCACGGCTCTCTTGGTCTGCTCATCTTCGACGAAAAAGTTGTGTACGAGAGTTTCCAAAAGCTGATCATTGCAAAAGCGGACG CATCCTTAGGTATGTTAAAATGGGCCAAGAATGAAGAGAATCTCGCTCTGCAGGATGTGTTCAGCAAAGTGTTTGAGGTGTCCACAATGTGGACAACAGTTATGAAGGATTTTACCGAAGAG TATCACAAATATCGCAAAAGTTTCAAGGAAATTCTTCAGCAAGAGAAAGTTCTGAATGAATCAAGAAAGAGGGAGGCAGTTCATGTAacaaagatgaacaaaattcaaaagcag ctggatcaaaacagaaagaaatctGATGGAGCCAGACCAAGAACAATATCCAATGAAATGGTTGAG atCATTTCACAAGCTGAGCAGGAGCAAGCTGAACTTGAAGTGAAAACAACCAAGCACGAGATCTTTAAG GCTCGTAAATTGAGGGAGTCATTGAACAAGATTTCAGATGGGCTTCAGCAATgggcatccaagacaaaatcAGTTGCAGAGACATACAAGAAACTTGCTGATCTTATCACAGATACTCCAACTCAACTCTCAGAAAGCAAAGTTTTTCATG GAGCTGGGCAATCAAGAAGCATTGTAAATGATCTTGCTCGACAAATTTCTATTGATCCTGAAATTTCTGCCCAGTTGGCAACAATGTCACAGTCTACCCACTCTTATCTGTATGCCGTGTCTGGGCCTGTGAAGCAAGACAGACATTATGCAGAATTAAATGCTGCAATAGACCAGAAGCCGTCAAAAATGCCTCATCAGCATCTACGAATCAAGGACAGTCTTGTGGACCAACATGCGAGGAGGCCGTTGTCACTGAATGACCTGAGGCCACCACCAACctcacccccaccccctctGCCAAAAAATG CAAAGCCAGTTGTTTTTAGAACAAATTCAGCAAAGGAAAGCATAGTACGGAAAA CTAAGATGAATTCCAAACAGTCAACTGGAAAAATCTGGTATGCAAGGACAACCATCTCAAGCACTTCAGATTCTGACAGTGATGGATACACGGAACCTGTTACAGATGCTTCATTctttgaaagaaggaaaaacatgCTTTGCAAAGTACTAAGTGATGGTGCTATAGACCAGGTGGGGGTTCACACTTATGCTAGTAGAGAAACTGGCTATGCATCAACTAGCACAAATTTTTACCATCAACTGGAAAAAAGACCCTCAGGAGAGGACAAGgttattgaagaaaatgaaccTGCGAGCTACGTTGATCTGattaataattaa
- the LOC131769484 gene encoding basic immunoglobulin-like variable motif-containing protein, producing MGLVWSSNRDKFENILQEDGGKTCLSSVDDSWDDSEESFYETVERQSQSSSCDNLVPKLEIDSENFGKESPTTTCTPCDVQHEENISQPVLQVMSGNTGGSSGKYSETNFKCIADGEKSDCIDYNIDRWKTEVGIDRVDPSLVEREDQITECSTFSLPLISEEKLLQGKYSGKSPSNPAMHHEEKLIPQPALQGMSSNICGLNTGETFRGSSETNTKCIANEEDSDRSVNGVDRWMTQHNKRTGPSWVEGEDQITECSTFSLPLISEEKLLQGKCASKSLSEPVMSVAVDNIQQQQSEAPLPCAWQVDIDCFKSKKKKKLPKKYLRDRDEDLPADYDYIDGMSVHNQGPHRRFLASTNIATQEMMAGRKVLDLRRWYCISRPQYKKSCGISSVVSCWNFLFSSLGAGSLQPLSQEDALNILGFKPPFGEIRFGPFTGNATLMRWFKQLCNHFGVDGDTYILYKPKGKSRTIGLSGEEALRQLKKGLHNPQMSYIYHCYNHYFCPIGYEDSPIKAADAYRPQLYEDEVETWILIGDPSCKHPSIHCKRWTDIQTDLNNEAPFYLNIRQLHKGILQRNVKKTGGNLHCIMAFQKRTWHHHRKPVAAVGKRVFLDEEESQSNGDLTEEHLPSDSSDS from the exons ATGGGGTTGGTTTGGAGTTCAAACCGAGACAAATTTGAGAACATTTTGCAGGAGGATGGAGGGAAAACTTGTTTATCTTCTGTGGATGACAGCTGGGATGATTCCGAGGAAAGCTTCTATGAAACTGTTGAGAGGCAATCACAGTCATCAAGTTGTGATAATCTTGTGCCAAAACTCGAGATCGACTCTGAAAATTTTGGTAAAGAATCGCCGACAACAACGTGTACTCCATGCGATGTACaacatgaagaaaatatttcacaGCCTGTTCTCCAAGTAATGTCCGGCAACACGGGTGGATCTTCAGGAAAATATTCCGAGACTAACTTTAAATGTATAGCTGATGGAGAAAAAAGTGACTGCATCGATTACAACATTGATAGATGGAAGACAGAAGTTGGCATTGATAGAGTTGACCCATCATTGGTTGAAAGGGAAGACCAAATCACAGAATGCAGCACCTTTTCGCTGCCATTAATTTCAGAGGAAAAACTGCTACAGGGAAAGTATTCAGGTAAAAGCCCATCCAATCCTGCAATGCATCATGAAGAGAAGCTGATTCCACAACCTGCTCTTCAAGGAATGTCTAGCAACATATGCGGTTTAAACACAGGTGAAACTTTCAGAGGATCCTCAGAGACTAACACAAAATGCATAGCTAATGAAGAAGACAGTGACCGCAGTGTTAATGGTGTTGATAGATGGATGACACAACATAATAAAAGAACTGGTCCATCATGGGTTGAAGGAGAGGATCAAATAACAGAATGCAGCACTTTTTCACTGCCTTTAATCTCAGAGGAAAAGTTGTTGCAGGGAAAGTGTGCAAGTAAAAGCCTATCTGAACCTGTAATGTCTGTGGCAGTTGATAATATACAGCAACAACAGTCTGAAGCACCTCTGCCTTGTGCATGGCAAGTTGATATAGACTGTTTCAAatccaagaaaaagaagaaactacCCAAAAAGTATTTAAGAGACAGAGATGAAGACTTGCCAGCTGATTATGATTATATTGATGGCATGTCTGTTCATAATCAAGGACCACACAGGAGATTTTTGGCTTCTACAAATATTGCAACTCAAGAAATGATGGCTGGAAGAAAAGTGCTAGACCTGAGAAGATG GTATTGTATAAGCCGGCCTCAGTACAAGAAGTCTTGTGGTATTTCATCTGTGGTGTCTTGCTGGAATTTCCTGTTTAGCTCTCTTGGTGCAGGCAG TTTACAGCCCCTCAGTCAAGAGGACGCACTAAACATACTGGGATTCAAACCACCATTTGGAGAAATAAGGTTTGGACCTTTCACTGGAAATGCAACTTTAATGAG ATGGTTCAAACAACTCTGCAATCACTTTGGAGTGGATGGGGATACCTATATTCTGTATAAACCAAAGGGAAAGAGTCGAACCATTGGTTTGAGTGGAGAGGAAGCCTTACGTCAGCTCAAGAAGGGCCTACATAACCCTCAGATGTCTTACATTTATCATTGTTATAACCACTATTTTTGTCCCATTGGATATGAGGATTCACCCATTAAAGCTGCTGATGCATACAG GCCACAGTTGTATGAAGATGAAGTGGAAACATGGATTTTGATTGGAGACCCAAGTTGCAAACATCCAAGCATTCACTGCAAGAG GTGGACTGACATTCAAACAGATTTAAATAATGAAGCCCCATTCTACCTCAACATTCGTCAACTCCATAAAGGAATCCTGCAAAGAAATGTCAAAAAGACAGGTGGAAATCTTCATTGTATCATGGCTTTCCAGAAAAGAACTTGGCACCATCATAGGAAACCTGTGGCTGCTGTAGGGAAGAGAGTGTTTCTTGACGAAGAAGAAAGTCAGAGTAATGGAGACCTAACAGAAGAACACCTGCCAAGTGACTCTAGTGACTCATAA